A single window of Narcine bancroftii isolate sNarBan1 unplaced genomic scaffold, sNarBan1.hap1 Scaffold_113, whole genome shotgun sequence DNA harbors:
- the LOC138750287 gene encoding endophilin-B1-like has product MLMYIESGDFTIATGETMPISASSMYLLQKEVGKQERWKLAYIQAYCIFRTMQFTEEMLGQAEKTELDAYLVNLLGKAESTKRGSKKIMKQTEVPLNQTQVTNLILCRILKRPI; this is encoded by the exons ATGCTGATGTACATCGAGAGTGGTGATTTTACCATCGCCACTGGGGAAACTATGCCCATAAGTGCATCCAGCATGTACCTACTACAAAAAGAAGTCGGAAAACAAGAGCGCTGGAAGCTGGCATATatacaggcctattgtatcttcaggacGATGCAG tttacagaggagatgttgggtcaagctgagaagacagagttggatgcctatttggtgaatctgctgggcaaagcagaaagcacaaaacgagggtctaaaaaaataatgaagcagactgaagtgccattgaaccaaacccaagtaacgaatttaattttgtgcagaatACTTAagagacctatttaa